From one Mustela nigripes isolate SB6536 chromosome 16, MUSNIG.SB6536, whole genome shotgun sequence genomic stretch:
- the KRBA2 gene encoding LOW QUALITY PROTEIN: KRAB-A domain-containing protein 2 (The sequence of the model RefSeq protein was modified relative to this genomic sequence to represent the inferred CDS: inserted 4 bases in 3 codons), producing the protein MITLRVTDAGVPSFLVPSTVSXPVLLQPLLSPGPEXWSLWHQLVSFQAVATSEDMPYXGQCLRASGKACCMDTMLDGYENVVPQGSFLQLSTMPQKPGNDPPHVSTTSDTETEIHHMREKFLASVTKLVESKSYNSKVFSKEKYFQTIKEVKEAKEKGKKSSRDYRRAAKYDVISVQGTEKLIEATHGERDRIRYYVHKEELFDILHDTHLNIGHGGRTRMLKELQGKYGNVTKEVIVLYLTLCKQCYQKNPVPKRGLAPKPMPSKDTDSRCQVEVLDMQSNADGEFKFILYYQDHLTKFIILRPLKAKRAHEVVIVLLDIFTILGTPRVLDSGSGVEFTNQVVHELSKVWPDLKVACGKQRPGQGPGSLEQVSHDVKNMVRAWMQSNRSRCWAEGLRFIQMARNQMFDVSLQRSPYEAMFGFKAKLGLYSSHLPRETVAILQTEEELEIAEEQLESSLWRGQEERTEVAADRSDVDEDLDPTAPEAAEPSTSQGAPRLFCW; encoded by the exons ATGATCACACTCCGAGTCACTGATGCTGGCGTGCCTTCATTCCTGGTACCCTCTACTGTCTC CCCAGTCCTGCTGCAGCCACTCCTTAGCCCAGGCCCCG AATGGTCCCTGTGGCACCAGCTGGTGTCATTTCAAGCGGTAGCAACATCTGAGGATATGCCAT ATGGCCAGTGTTTGAGAGCCTCTGGGAAGGCCTGCTGCATGGACACGATGCTGGACGGTTATGAGAACGTGGTCCCTCAGG GCTCCTTCTTACAGTTGTCCACGATGCCCCAGAAACCTGGAAACGACCCTCCTCATGTGTCCACTACAAGTGACACGGAAACGGAGATACATCACATGAGAGAAAAGTTTCTTGCAAGTGTGACCAAGTTAGTTGAAAGCAAAAGTTACAACAGTAaggtattttccaaagaaaagtaCTTTCAAACGATAAAGGAAGTCAAAGAAGctaaggaaaaggggaagaagtCCTCGCGTGACTACCGCCGTGCGGCAAAATACGACGTGATCTCTGTGCAAGGCACAGAGAAACTGATCGAGGCGACGCACGGAGAACGCGACCGAATTCGGTATTACGTGCATAAGGAAGAGTTGTTTGACATTCTCCATGATACACATCTCAACATTGGACACGGCGGGCGGACACGCATGCTCAAGGAGCTACAAGGAAAGTACGGGAATGTCACCAAAGAAGTCATTGTCTTGTACCTGACGCTCTGTAAACAGTGCTACCAGAAGAACCCGGTACCCAAGAGAGGTCTTGCCCCCAAGCCCATGCCTTCGAAGGACACTGACTCCAGGTGCCAAGTTGAGGTCCTGGACATGCAGTCAAATGCTGACGGTGAGTTCAAGTTTATCTTGTATTACCAGGACCACTTAACCAAGTTTATTATTTTACGGCCATTGAAAGCAAAGCGGGCCCATGAGGTGGTCATTGTCCTCTTGGACATCTTCACGATTCTTGGTACACCTCGCGTGTTAGACTCTGGCAGTGGTGTGGAGTTCACAAACCAGGTTGTGCATGAGCTCAGTAAGGTATGGCCAGACCTAAAGGTTGCCTGTGGTAAACAGCGCCCTGGCCAGGGCCCAGGCTCCCTGGAGCAAGTCAGCCACGATGTCAAGAACATGGTAAGGGCCTGGATGCAGAGTAACCGCTCACGTTGCTGGGCCGAAGGCCTGAGATTCATACAGATGGCGAGGAATCAGATGTTTGACGTGTCCCTGCAGCGAAGTCCATATGAGGCAATGTTTGGTTTTAAGGCCAAACTCGGGCTGTACTCTTCGCACTTACCCCGGGAAACTGTGGCCATCTTACAAACAGAGGAGGAGCTGGAAATTGCTGAAGAACAACTAGAGAGTAGCCTTTGGAGGGGGCAGGAAGAAAGGACTGAGGTTGCAGCAGACAGATCTGATGTGGACGAGGATCTCGATCCCACAGCTCCAGAAGCAGCAGAGCCCAGCACCTCACAGGGGGCCCCACGTCTCTTTTGCTGGTGA
- the ODF4 gene encoding outer dense fiber protein 4 has product MSSLHLEKKGMNTGNLEGKGVAEKQEGVEESREQEAGGQNSFSEPSGSRQGLKDKRSEPRRVSVLPLQWRITHSSRWIAQVLASELSLVAFALLLVMVFSKKWLYPSRSRFYQRWPTNVSAGIYTATHVMSMGLLEICRSNGCFHSENWKVFLIFFTMMLFPINLWIFELKKNLSVPIGWSYFIGWLVFVLYVTCAALCYFNHKHFWRVILSHPAGTMHCSNFSSPKQNLKTKPVVSHSSGGQRDVRDPEQKEASP; this is encoded by the exons ATGAGTTCCCTGCATCTGGAAAAGAAAGGGATGAACACTGGAAActtggaagggaagggggttgCTGAGAAAcaggagggggtggaggagagtAGGGAACAAGAAGCCGGGGGACAGAACTCATTCTCTGAGCCCAGTGGGAGCAGGCAGGGGCTCAAGGATAAGCGCTCAGAGCCCCGGAGGGTCTCTGTGTTGCCCCTGCAGTGGAGAATTACCCACAGCTCCCGCTGGATAGCGCAGGTGCTGGCCTCCGAGCTCAGCCTGGTCGCCTTCGCCCTGCTGCTGGTCATGGTGTTCTCCAAAAAATGGCTGTACCCCTCTAGAAGCCGCTTCTACCAGCGCTGGCCCACCAACGTCAGTGCCGGAATCTACACGGCCACCCACGTCATGTCCATGGGGCTCCTGGAGATCTGCAGATCCAACGGCTGTTTCCACTCAGAAAACTGGAAAG ttttccttattttcttcaccATGATGTTGTTTCCTATTAACCTCTGGATCTTTGAGTTGAAGAAGAATTTATCAGTCCCCATTGGCTGGAGCTATTTCATAGGCTGGCTGGTGTTTGTCCTCTATGTCACCTGTG CGGCCCTGTGCTACTTCAACCATAAACATTTCTGGAGGGTGATTTTGAGCCATCCCGCTGGCACCATGCACTGTAGCAACTTTTCCAGCCCCAAACAAAACTTGAAGACGAAGCCGGTTGTCTCACACAGCTCGGGCGGCCAGCGGGACGTCCGGGATCCTGAGCAAAAGGAGGCATCTCCGTAA